In a genomic window of Roseiflexus castenholzii DSM 13941:
- the metG gene encoding methionine--tRNA ligase, which produces MPDTILVAVAWPYANGPFHVGHIAGAYLPADVFARYHRLRGHRTLMVSGSDCHGTPITIAAEREGITPQDVIRRYHPTFLKTFQALGISFDLFTQTYTDNHYRVTTDMFLRLLENGYLYKETMVGSYSETLGRFLPDRFVEGTCPNCGYPRARGDQCDSCGHLHDPQDLIAPRSVLDGAPVTFRETEHFFLDLAKLEPQLRAWIESVDRSYWRANTLLFTQNWLREGLRGRAITRDLEWGVPVPVDDPAFKDKRIYVWFDAVIGYYSASVEWAERTGAPDAWKDWWVCLPDGSAPARSYYFIGKDNIPFHTIIWPAMLIGYGNLALPYDVPANEFLNLEGDKMSTSRNWALWAPEIEDRYQPDAIRYYLIANGPETRDSNWSWADFVQRVNSELVATWGNLANRVLSITHRNFGAVPQPGELTDADRQLIAATQQTFESVTALLDGVKLRAALSEAMALAQTANQYLSEQEPWKLVRHDQERAATVLFVALRTVDTLKVLFCPFLPFSSQRLHELLGYTGTIAPQPHVEETTAPDGLPRLVLTGDYRASAGAWRISVLPPGQPIQPPTPLFQKLDEAIIAEELARLRAKVRL; this is translated from the coding sequence ATGCCCGACACCATTCTGGTCGCAGTTGCCTGGCCCTACGCCAACGGTCCATTTCACGTCGGTCATATCGCGGGCGCCTATTTGCCTGCCGATGTCTTTGCGCGCTACCATCGCCTGCGCGGACATCGGACCCTGATGGTTTCCGGTTCCGACTGCCATGGCACGCCGATCACGATTGCTGCCGAACGCGAAGGCATCACGCCGCAGGACGTCATCCGGCGCTACCATCCGACCTTTCTCAAGACCTTTCAGGCGCTTGGCATTTCGTTCGATCTGTTCACGCAGACCTATACCGACAACCACTACCGCGTGACGACCGATATGTTCCTGCGGTTGCTGGAAAATGGCTACCTCTATAAAGAAACAATGGTCGGCTCCTATTCCGAAACGCTGGGACGCTTCCTGCCGGACCGCTTTGTAGAGGGAACCTGCCCGAATTGCGGGTATCCGCGTGCGCGCGGCGATCAATGCGATAGTTGCGGGCATCTGCATGATCCGCAGGACCTTATTGCGCCGCGTTCGGTGCTCGATGGTGCGCCGGTCACCTTCCGTGAGACCGAGCACTTCTTCCTTGACCTGGCGAAACTCGAACCACAACTGCGCGCCTGGATCGAGAGTGTTGACCGGAGTTACTGGCGCGCGAATACGCTGCTTTTCACCCAGAACTGGCTGCGCGAAGGGTTGCGTGGGCGCGCCATCACCCGCGACCTGGAGTGGGGCGTGCCGGTGCCGGTCGATGATCCGGCGTTCAAAGACAAGCGCATCTACGTCTGGTTCGATGCCGTCATCGGCTATTACTCGGCGTCGGTCGAATGGGCGGAGCGCACCGGCGCACCGGATGCCTGGAAGGACTGGTGGGTTTGTCTGCCCGATGGCTCAGCTCCGGCGCGTTCGTACTATTTCATCGGAAAGGACAATATCCCTTTCCATACGATTATCTGGCCCGCAATGCTGATCGGCTATGGCAACCTGGCGCTGCCCTATGATGTGCCGGCCAACGAGTTTCTCAATCTCGAAGGCGACAAGATGAGCACCAGTCGCAACTGGGCGCTTTGGGCGCCGGAGATTGAAGATCGGTATCAACCCGATGCCATTCGCTACTACCTGATTGCCAACGGACCGGAGACACGCGACAGCAATTGGAGTTGGGCAGATTTCGTGCAGCGGGTCAACAGTGAACTGGTAGCGACATGGGGCAATCTGGCAAACCGGGTGCTCAGCATTACCCATCGCAATTTTGGCGCCGTTCCGCAACCCGGTGAGTTGACCGACGCTGATCGTCAGTTGATTGCTGCGACCCAGCAGACATTCGAGAGCGTCACAGCGCTGCTCGATGGGGTCAAATTACGTGCGGCGCTGAGCGAGGCTATGGCGCTGGCGCAGACGGCGAACCAGTATCTCAGCGAGCAAGAGCCGTGGAAACTCGTCAGGCATGATCAAGAACGCGCTGCCACGGTGTTGTTTGTGGCGCTGCGCACGGTCGATACGCTCAAGGTGCTGTTCTGCCCATTTTTACCGTTTAGCAGCCAGCGCTTGCACGAATTGCTCGGCTACACCGGAACCATCGCACCGCAACCGCACGTCGAAGAAACGACTGCGCCAGATGGATTGCCACGCCTCGTGCTCACCGGCGACTACCGCGCCAGCGCCGGCGCCTGGAGGATCAGTGTGCTGCCGCCAGGACAACCGATCCAACCGCCGACGCCGCTCTTTCAGAAACTGGACGAGGCGATTATCGCTGAGGAACTTGCGCGTTTGCGCGCAAAAGTGCGTTTGTGA
- a CDS encoding methylenetetrahydrofolate reductase — translation MRSFSEFQRRLQAGQIVVTGEIAPPRGASRATVERLALGLRDAVDAINLTDNQRGLGRMSALGAGIIIRQLGLEPIVQMTCQHRNRIALQADVLSGAACGITNFLAMTGDHPKIGDHPDAKNVLDLNSFQLLKMLRTMRDEGKFQSGVALTEPPRFFLGGVANPNIERVARLERKIQFGAEFIQTQILFDLDRFRQWMADARAAGLHQKAYILAGIMVVKSAQSARFLRDHLPGSRVPEWVIERMERADHPEEEGIAIAAELTRELLAIEGVRGVHVMSVGWTKAIPQVVERAGLLPRPPLPPDNPNDD, via the coding sequence ATGAGAAGTTTCAGCGAATTTCAGCGACGGCTCCAGGCAGGGCAGATCGTTGTCACCGGTGAGATTGCACCGCCACGCGGTGCATCCCGTGCGACGGTCGAACGACTGGCGCTTGGTCTGCGTGATGCCGTAGATGCAATCAATCTGACGGATAACCAGCGCGGGCTGGGGCGCATGTCGGCGCTCGGCGCCGGTATTATTATTCGTCAACTCGGGTTGGAGCCGATTGTCCAGATGACGTGCCAGCATCGCAACCGGATTGCACTTCAGGCGGATGTGTTGAGCGGCGCCGCATGCGGCATCACCAATTTCCTGGCAATGACCGGCGATCACCCCAAGATTGGCGATCATCCCGATGCCAAGAATGTGCTGGACCTCAACTCGTTCCAGTTGCTCAAAATGCTGCGCACCATGCGTGATGAAGGAAAGTTTCAATCGGGTGTCGCGCTGACCGAGCCGCCCCGCTTCTTTCTTGGCGGCGTCGCCAATCCGAATATCGAGCGCGTTGCCCGTCTTGAACGCAAGATTCAGTTCGGCGCCGAGTTCATTCAGACGCAGATTCTGTTTGATCTTGATCGCTTCCGGCAATGGATGGCGGATGCTCGCGCCGCCGGACTGCACCAGAAAGCGTACATTCTTGCAGGCATCATGGTGGTGAAATCGGCGCAGTCGGCGCGCTTTCTGCGCGATCATCTGCCCGGGTCGCGCGTGCCCGAATGGGTTATCGAGCGGATGGAGCGCGCCGATCACCCCGAAGAAGAAGGGATTGCCATCGCTGCCGAACTTACCCGCGAGCTGCTTGCCATCGAAGGGGTGCGCGGTGTTCATGTCATGTCGGTCGGATGGACAAAAGCTATTCCACAGGTGGTCGAGCGCGCCGGGTTGCTGCCGCGCCCTCCCTTGCCGCCGGATAATCCCAATGACGATTGA
- a CDS encoding aspartate kinase gives MVVMKFGAAAVSDASRINDLVRVVRHAVDEGQALIVVCTAMPEVTNLLIGAARAAARGNLATAEQARRALWQRHRTLAERLVADEWERETLYQSWADLLKSFDRIVRALATLGEHSPRSSDAIAAIGERFIGLLLAVALRRAGVAAQLIDGAELIVTDDHFGNARPLPEETAKRARARLLPLAQSRIVPVVTGYIGATRQHLTTTLGRGGGDYSATLIAAALDADEVVLWTDVAGILTADPKLAPEARTLPELSYLEAAEIATLGAEVLHPRTLTPLAHRNIPLHIRNLAQPDMPGTRVVAEPCISSDTARTIISAPAISLIEIAMSPLAAAELGWAPELAVRVLAELTNCGIEVLTFAQSFSERSLLLAVRTADVEYAYERIETCLLPERENQALRTISLRSPVALVAVLSAPGSAYLAPRALASLARVQATVLAMVHGNASHHLSFIVPEEEMGSVVRALHRDLMMG, from the coding sequence ATGGTCGTGATGAAATTCGGTGCAGCCGCCGTAAGTGATGCAAGCCGGATCAACGATCTGGTGCGTGTCGTTCGCCATGCCGTCGATGAAGGTCAGGCGCTCATTGTCGTCTGCACCGCTATGCCGGAGGTGACGAATCTGTTAATCGGCGCGGCGCGCGCCGCGGCGCGCGGTAACCTCGCTACTGCCGAACAGGCGCGCCGTGCTTTGTGGCAGCGCCATCGCACCCTTGCCGAACGCCTGGTTGCCGATGAATGGGAACGTGAGACGCTCTATCAGTCCTGGGCGGATTTGCTCAAGTCGTTCGACCGGATCGTGCGCGCCCTTGCAACGCTGGGAGAACATTCGCCGCGCAGTAGCGACGCCATTGCTGCGATTGGCGAGCGTTTCATTGGTCTCTTGCTGGCGGTGGCGCTCCGACGCGCCGGTGTTGCAGCGCAGTTGATCGATGGCGCTGAGTTGATTGTCACCGACGATCATTTTGGCAACGCCCGCCCGCTGCCCGAAGAAACGGCCAAACGGGCGCGCGCGCGCCTGCTGCCGCTGGCGCAGTCGCGCATCGTTCCGGTCGTGACCGGCTACATCGGCGCTACTCGCCAGCACCTGACCACAACTCTGGGGCGTGGCGGCGGCGATTACTCGGCAACTTTGATTGCAGCAGCGCTCGATGCCGATGAAGTGGTGCTCTGGACCGATGTGGCCGGTATTCTGACGGCAGATCCGAAATTGGCGCCCGAAGCGCGCACCTTGCCGGAATTGTCGTACCTCGAAGCCGCCGAGATTGCGACGCTCGGCGCTGAGGTGCTCCACCCGCGCACGCTCACGCCCCTCGCTCACCGCAATATTCCGTTGCACATTCGCAATCTGGCGCAACCCGATATGCCTGGCACCCGGGTGGTCGCTGAACCTTGCATCTCCTCCGATACGGCGCGGACCATTATCTCGGCGCCTGCGATCAGCCTCATCGAGATCGCTATGAGTCCGCTGGCTGCGGCGGAGCTCGGTTGGGCGCCGGAACTGGCGGTGCGGGTGCTCGCAGAATTGACGAACTGCGGGATCGAGGTGCTTACGTTTGCCCAGAGTTTTAGCGAACGAAGCTTGCTTCTGGCAGTACGTACCGCTGATGTTGAATATGCCTATGAACGGATCGAAACGTGCCTGCTGCCGGAGCGGGAAAACCAGGCGCTGCGCACGATCAGCCTGCGCTCGCCGGTGGCGCTGGTTGCGGTGCTCAGCGCGCCGGGAAGCGCGTACCTTGCGCCGCGCGCACTGGCGTCGCTGGCGCGCGTTCAGGCAACGGTGCTGGCAATGGTTCACGGCAATGCCTCGCACCACCTCTCCTTTATCGTCCCGGAAGAAGAGATGGGCAGCGTGGTGCGCGCACTGCACCGCGATCTGATGATGGGGTAA
- a CDS encoding universal stress protein gives MNLLIYAGPGPWRDEALATAAQFVGQIATSVTLVTGGGIRNMELLDDAVVRLHLPPDVAVKRRVVEGSPQEAILMVADESVYDLVIFGRFQRPLERLLPLRRSDTLTRRLRSAVLRVSGPVRPVRRILLASGGDQHTFATARHAALIATPLGASVTLLHVVSQQPVVFEALAPLASDEAAFLSGDTPEAATLRQAAAWLRAQGIDVALRVRFGLVLDQILEELHEGDYDILALGTHHAAGPLDRVLLEDLTGDLLDRCPRTVLVARRIPHD, from the coding sequence ATGAACCTGCTGATCTACGCCGGTCCGGGTCCCTGGCGCGATGAAGCGCTCGCTACCGCCGCTCAGTTCGTCGGTCAGATTGCGACATCGGTGACGCTAGTGACCGGCGGCGGCATACGCAACATGGAATTGCTTGATGATGCAGTGGTGCGCCTGCACCTTCCGCCTGATGTGGCCGTTAAGCGCCGGGTGGTGGAAGGTTCACCGCAGGAAGCGATTCTGATGGTTGCCGATGAATCTGTGTATGATCTGGTGATCTTCGGTCGATTTCAGCGCCCGCTGGAACGCCTGCTGCCGCTCCGTCGCAGCGATACGCTAACACGTCGGCTGCGGTCGGCGGTCCTGCGCGTCAGCGGACCGGTGCGACCGGTCAGGCGTATCTTGCTTGCCAGCGGCGGCGACCAGCATACCTTCGCTACTGCCAGGCATGCCGCGCTGATAGCAACACCGCTGGGAGCATCGGTCACGCTCTTGCATGTGGTCTCGCAACAACCGGTGGTCTTCGAGGCGCTGGCGCCGCTGGCATCCGATGAAGCCGCCTTTCTGTCCGGCGACACGCCGGAAGCGGCGACGCTGCGCCAGGCTGCCGCCTGGCTGCGTGCACAGGGCATCGATGTTGCTCTTCGGGTGCGATTCGGTCTGGTGCTGGACCAGATTCTGGAGGAATTGCACGAAGGCGATTACGACATCCTTGCGCTTGGAACCCATCATGCCGCTGGACCGCTTGATCGTGTGCTGCTCGAAGATTTGACGGGCGATCTCCTTGATCGCTGCCCGCGCACGGTGCTGGTCGCCCGGCGTATCCCGCACGATTGA
- the rsmI gene encoding 16S rRNA (cytidine(1402)-2'-O)-methyltransferase: MLYVVATPIGNLSDISLRALETLRLADVIACEDTRKSGILLQHYDIHKPLISFHEHNEREAGERLMGLLRQGKAVALISDAGTPGIADPGFTLVRSAIAEGIDVTMIPGPTALIMALVLSGLPLHSFTFRGFPPRKPGPRRRFLEIDRDSPHTLIFYESPYRIVALVQDALAVYGDRPAALANDLTKKFEHVERGTLAHLLTYLASARVQGEYVLVVAGATARTAHQEDVDT, translated from the coding sequence ATGCTGTACGTTGTCGCCACTCCAATCGGCAACCTGAGCGATATCTCGTTGCGGGCGCTGGAAACACTGCGTCTGGCGGATGTGATTGCGTGCGAAGATACGCGCAAAAGCGGCATTCTGCTTCAACACTACGACATTCACAAACCGCTGATTTCATTTCATGAGCACAACGAACGCGAAGCAGGCGAGCGTCTGATGGGACTGTTGCGCCAGGGAAAGGCTGTGGCGCTGATCAGCGACGCCGGCACTCCTGGCATCGCCGATCCGGGGTTCACCCTGGTACGCAGTGCCATCGCTGAAGGCATTGATGTGACCATGATCCCCGGTCCGACGGCGTTAATCATGGCGCTCGTCCTTTCCGGACTGCCGCTCCACAGTTTCACATTTCGCGGCTTCCCACCGCGCAAACCCGGTCCGCGCCGGCGGTTCCTCGAAATTGACCGTGACTCGCCACATACGCTCATCTTCTATGAAAGCCCCTACCGCATCGTGGCGCTCGTGCAGGATGCGCTGGCAGTCTACGGCGACCGACCGGCTGCCCTGGCAAACGATCTGACCAAAAAGTTCGAACACGTCGAGCGCGGGACGCTCGCGCACCTGCTCACCTACCTGGCATCGGCGCGGGTTCAGGGTGAATATGTGCTGGTCGTCGCCGGCGCCACTGCACGCACGGCACATCAGGAAGACGTAGACACCTGA
- a CDS encoding type II toxin-antitoxin system YoeB family toxin, whose product MHNPFQGIDQPESLKYLGADVWSRRITQEYRLVYVITEDSDRMHSSALPLHQLTLLC is encoded by the coding sequence ATGCACAATCCTTTCCAGGGTATTGACCAGCCAGAATCGCTCAAGTATCTGGGTGCAGATGTATGGTCGCGGCGGATCACGCAAGAATATCGTCTGGTTTACGTCATCACTGAGGATTCGGATCGAATGCATTCGAGCGCGCTCCCACTCCATCAATTGACTCTTCTCTGCTAG
- a CDS encoding MBL fold metallo-hydrolase, translating into MPLLQSITTHTAYIPGANNLGIILTGDGGAIAVDTGLDKDTGRMLRRALEEAGLRLRAIISTHHHADHIGGNDYLVRNLPDVAVYAPRLEAPFIENPLLEPIYLALGASPPAALRTKWLMAKGVPVDHLIDSNEVDIAGVTLEIIALSGHSLGQIGVAFDGVCFAADGFFGPDVLAKHGIPYAHDVAAQIASLERLAARGERFFLPGHGELTLRSDLEATLRANRDAVERALSAVGDALAEPGDTFAVARRVQKALGLTIAGLPQYAIFVSAVAAHLAYLEIHGDATLSVTDQGAVWRNTS; encoded by the coding sequence ATGCCATTATTACAGTCAATCACCACTCATACTGCGTATATTCCGGGCGCCAACAATCTGGGCATCATTCTGACCGGCGACGGAGGCGCGATCGCGGTCGATACCGGTCTCGACAAAGATACCGGTCGCATGCTGCGGCGCGCGCTCGAGGAAGCAGGTCTTCGGCTGCGGGCGATCATCAGCACCCATCACCACGCCGATCATATCGGCGGCAACGATTATCTGGTGCGCAATCTTCCTGATGTTGCCGTATATGCGCCACGGCTTGAAGCGCCCTTCATTGAAAATCCGCTTCTCGAACCGATCTACCTGGCGCTTGGCGCCAGCCCGCCAGCCGCGCTCCGCACCAAATGGCTGATGGCAAAGGGCGTTCCGGTTGATCACCTGATCGACAGCAACGAGGTGGACATTGCTGGAGTAACGCTGGAGATCATCGCATTATCGGGGCATAGCCTGGGGCAGATTGGCGTGGCGTTCGACGGCGTCTGTTTTGCGGCTGATGGGTTTTTTGGACCTGACGTGCTGGCGAAGCACGGCATTCCATATGCGCACGATGTCGCTGCGCAGATCGCGTCGCTCGAACGGTTGGCGGCGCGAGGTGAGCGGTTCTTCCTTCCCGGTCATGGTGAGTTGACGCTGCGCAGCGATCTGGAGGCGACGCTGCGCGCGAACCGCGATGCTGTTGAACGCGCGCTGTCTGCTGTGGGTGATGCACTCGCCGAACCTGGTGATACCTTTGCGGTGGCGCGTCGGGTTCAGAAGGCGCTGGGACTGACCATTGCCGGGTTGCCTCAGTATGCGATTTTTGTCTCAGCGGTGGCGGCACACCTTGCGTACCTCGAGATACATGGCGACGCAACGCTGAGCGTAACCGACCAGGGCGCAGTGTGGCGCAACACGTCATGA
- a CDS encoding ATP-binding protein, which produces MSRRHLVCSLVDTMPWSIVLVDSSGMIAAISPSARRLLDVSAGSPAVTILPADIDDRTRVRFYQALACASDRMPGVSYVFQRLEPSPVEIEMLPIVLDHAGWVSVTLHEPSRQAVLHEATITLHRRLHALSSVASLREACHQVSEVLLPAGVSLAVIVWDARESSFSPVYTSPPWESIACDKRVSALALQQSAPLFISVTDQSIDHGITPALGARGHTVVLLPGNARRHYVLHLWGSSVSPDTETAMSVIAALLASLLAHALEREETTRQSRLLDALSDAAQAIMAHGTVDDALREICHRVMTLLRADHASLYLPAGDPGLLVCAMTAGVADHLRGRTLPVIGSLIGRTFREGSLMRFTDIESEPEMHRPFWEAHRLKAALNQPLHHHERVIGVLGVGWYQAPEPHDDDAMIIRRFAEFATAVLLNAHLRRTLSYPDDPRLVFEHSEELAFSLAPDGTILRCNQSAAGRVGVRPGMSFFDVVTPACEHEVRQYLQDAVTNQYPPPLWTFEVVSLQEQPIVLETTAQVIRRDASVIEIDLICRDVTARRAAEQEMRQLHLELTTLLRVSQAINRATDLDTVLSATLDIIVQAMAIHTAAIVLYDTESRLQLKLVHGISPSRIAHCNQLLAHMFQEEQEALAGGASRVIDVRTLRMQMPDLPALKRLPDDAAYLSVIPLLIDGVIIGLLECLSMQRPFEMRDRELLEAIASQLAQAIRNAQTNQEMRETSLMNARLYREAEAMRAYLDAIIQNVPDVLIVCRPDMSMQPLNQEPLTALGYQRHELAGQSLLRLVPPDNRTHLTRAWLQVRQGESQRFEMDLLRAGESRFTALVSLDLIPDYNEVLVVIKDVTELRRLEAQVRQHEKLAALGRLVAGAAHELNNPLAVILGLSQLQLGEDIPLSVRADLEQIERAARRAAAIVHQLRAFGQPRALELVPLDLSLVIDETLQRLASRIAAEHIAVTVDLPPDLPRVLGELHQIEQVVFNIALNAVQALALRLPGEPRHLRFSAREDSDSVVLTIEDTGPGIAPEHLSRVFEPFFTTRDVGQGMGMGLAVVYSIMQQHRGEVWVESSQGVGTVFRVRLLRTDETLEEESTPLLAIPRNLSVLLVEDDDLVRAMAQRALERLGCRVDAVSRGEEALARALAWNYALVITDLQMPGLDGVELYERLRVLKPSLRWLILTGDTMGERSSAFLQRTGLPVLHKPFTHEQLMEGIAASLQ; this is translated from the coding sequence ATGTCCAGACGTCACCTGGTGTGCAGCCTGGTCGATACAATGCCGTGGTCTATTGTGTTGGTCGACTCGTCTGGCATGATTGCCGCCATCAGCCCATCGGCGCGTCGTCTTCTCGATGTTTCGGCAGGCTCGCCGGCTGTCACCATTCTGCCGGCGGACATCGATGATCGGACGCGGGTGCGTTTTTATCAGGCGCTCGCGTGCGCGTCCGACCGCATGCCCGGCGTGTCATATGTGTTTCAGCGGCTCGAACCGTCGCCTGTCGAGATCGAAATGTTGCCTATTGTGCTCGACCATGCGGGATGGGTGTCGGTGACGTTGCACGAACCCTCGCGTCAGGCAGTATTGCACGAAGCGACAATCACCCTACACCGGCGGTTGCACGCCCTTTCCAGCGTAGCCTCGCTCCGCGAGGCATGTCATCAGGTGAGTGAAGTCCTCCTTCCTGCGGGCGTTAGCCTCGCCGTGATTGTATGGGATGCCAGGGAATCGTCGTTCTCTCCGGTGTATACATCGCCGCCATGGGAAAGCATTGCTTGCGACAAGCGTGTGTCGGCGCTGGCGCTCCAGCAATCCGCCCCTCTGTTTATCAGCGTAACCGATCAGAGCATTGACCATGGGATAACGCCTGCTTTAGGCGCGCGTGGGCATACGGTCGTTCTGCTGCCGGGGAACGCGCGCCGTCATTATGTGCTGCATCTGTGGGGCAGCAGCGTATCGCCGGACACAGAGACGGCAATGAGCGTGATTGCGGCACTGCTTGCCTCACTGCTGGCGCATGCTCTCGAACGTGAAGAGACAACACGTCAGAGCCGGTTGCTCGATGCCCTGTCGGATGCTGCGCAGGCGATTATGGCGCATGGGACGGTTGACGACGCGCTGCGCGAAATCTGCCACCGGGTGATGACGCTTCTCAGAGCGGATCACGCAAGCCTCTATCTTCCTGCCGGTGATCCTGGACTCCTTGTTTGCGCAATGACTGCCGGTGTCGCCGACCATTTGCGCGGAAGGACGCTGCCGGTCATTGGCAGCCTGATCGGGCGCACCTTCCGCGAAGGCTCACTCATGCGCTTCACCGACATCGAATCGGAACCGGAGATGCACCGTCCATTCTGGGAAGCGCATCGTTTGAAGGCGGCGCTGAATCAGCCGCTCCACCATCACGAGCGGGTCATCGGCGTCCTCGGCGTTGGATGGTATCAGGCGCCGGAACCGCATGACGATGATGCGATGATCATCAGGCGCTTCGCCGAATTTGCGACTGCGGTTCTCCTGAATGCACATCTGCGCCGAACGCTCTCCTACCCCGATGACCCACGCCTGGTGTTTGAGCATTCAGAGGAACTGGCGTTTAGTCTGGCGCCCGATGGAACTATTCTGCGTTGTAACCAATCCGCTGCCGGCCGGGTTGGCGTCAGACCTGGCATGTCGTTCTTTGATGTCGTTACCCCTGCCTGTGAGCACGAGGTGCGACAGTATCTTCAGGATGCGGTTACCAATCAATACCCGCCTCCTCTGTGGACGTTTGAGGTGGTGAGTCTTCAGGAGCAGCCGATTGTGCTCGAGACGACGGCGCAGGTGATCCGGCGCGACGCGTCGGTGATCGAAATCGACCTGATCTGTCGCGATGTCACCGCGCGCCGCGCCGCCGAACAGGAAATGCGGCAACTGCACCTGGAGTTGACCACCCTGCTGCGCGTTAGTCAGGCGATCAATCGTGCGACCGATCTCGATACGGTGCTGAGCGCCACTCTGGACATTATCGTGCAGGCAATGGCGATCCACACTGCGGCGATTGTTCTGTACGACACTGAGAGCCGCCTTCAGTTAAAGCTCGTCCACGGCATCTCGCCGTCCAGAATTGCACACTGTAATCAGTTGCTCGCTCACATGTTTCAGGAAGAGCAGGAGGCGCTGGCAGGGGGAGCGTCTCGCGTGATTGATGTCAGAACCCTACGCATGCAAATGCCTGATCTGCCGGCGCTCAAGCGGTTGCCGGATGATGCGGCGTACCTGTCAGTCATCCCGTTGTTGATCGATGGCGTGATCATCGGCCTGCTCGAATGCCTCAGCATGCAGCGTCCGTTCGAGATGCGCGATAGAGAACTGTTGGAGGCGATCGCATCGCAACTGGCGCAGGCGATCCGCAATGCGCAGACTAACCAGGAGATGCGGGAAACGTCGTTGATGAATGCGCGCCTGTACCGCGAAGCGGAGGCGATGCGCGCGTATCTCGACGCGATTATCCAGAATGTGCCTGATGTGCTGATCGTCTGTCGTCCGGACATGTCGATGCAACCGCTGAACCAGGAGCCGTTGACCGCCCTTGGATATCAGCGTCACGAACTCGCCGGTCAGTCGCTTTTGCGCCTTGTGCCGCCCGATAACCGTACACATCTGACGCGCGCCTGGCTTCAGGTGCGGCAGGGTGAATCGCAACGTTTCGAGATGGACCTGCTCCGCGCCGGTGAAAGCCGTTTTACGGCGCTGGTTTCGCTCGATCTGATCCCCGATTACAATGAGGTGCTGGTCGTTATCAAGGATGTGACCGAACTGCGGCGGCTGGAGGCGCAGGTGCGCCAGCACGAGAAACTGGCGGCGCTTGGTCGATTGGTCGCCGGAGCTGCGCATGAGTTGAACAATCCGCTAGCAGTCATTCTGGGGCTATCGCAACTGCAACTTGGCGAGGATATTCCCCTTTCTGTGCGTGCCGATCTCGAACAGATCGAACGCGCTGCACGGCGCGCTGCCGCGATCGTCCATCAACTGCGCGCATTTGGGCAACCACGCGCCCTGGAACTCGTCCCGCTCGATCTCTCGCTGGTGATCGATGAGACCTTGCAACGTCTGGCGTCCCGGATCGCCGCCGAGCATATTGCGGTGACGGTCGATCTGCCTCCCGACTTACCGCGCGTTCTTGGCGAACTGCATCAGATCGAGCAGGTAGTGTTCAATATCGCGCTGAACGCTGTTCAGGCGCTGGCGCTTCGTCTGCCCGGCGAGCCGCGCCATCTGCGCTTCAGCGCCAGAGAGGATTCGGATAGCGTTGTGCTGACGATTGAAGATACTGGACCGGGGATTGCGCCGGAACACCTCTCGCGTGTGTTCGAGCCGTTCTTTACCACCCGTGATGTAGGGCAGGGCATGGGGATGGGGCTTGCTGTGGTGTATAGCATTATGCAGCAACATCGTGGTGAGGTATGGGTTGAGAGCAGTCAGGGTGTGGGAACCGTCTTCAGGGTGCGTCTGCTACGAACGGACGAAACGCTGGAGGAGGAAAGCACGCCGTTGCTCGCGATTCCGCGCAATCTCTCCGTTTTGCTGGTTGAAGATGATGATCTGGTGCGCGCGATGGCGCAGCGGGCGTTGGAACGTCTTGGATGCCGCGTCGATGCGGTCTCCAGAGGTGAAGAGGCGCTGGCGCGCGCGCTTGCCTGGAATTATGCGCTCGTGATCACCGACCTGCAAATGCCTGGGCTGGATGGCGTCGAGTTATATGAGCGTCTTCGGGTGCTCAAGCCATCATTGCGCTGGCTAATCCTGACTGGCGATACCATGGGCGAACGCAGCAGCGCCTTTCTCCAGCGCACCGGACTGCCTGTGCTGCACAAGCCGTTTACTCACGAACAACTGATGGAAGGGATTGCGGCAAGCCTGCAATGA